The following coding sequences are from one Procambarus clarkii isolate CNS0578487 chromosome 86, FALCON_Pclarkii_2.0, whole genome shotgun sequence window:
- the LOC123769525 gene encoding uncharacterized protein, translated as MEALRPVPVIHFDQCQSPTSTSASHPPRPVPATHLDQCQSPTSTSANHPPRPVPTTYLDQCQPPTSTSANHPPRPVPTTHLDQCQPPTSTSANHPPRPVPTTYLDQCQPPTSTSANHPPRPVPTTHLDQCQPPTLTSANHLPRPVPTTHLDQCQPPTSTSANHPPRPVPTTYLDQCQPPTSTSANHPP; from the coding sequence ACCAGTGCCAGTTATCCACTTCGACCAGTGCCAGTCACCCACCTCGACCAGTGCCAGCCACCCACCTCGACCAGTGCCAGCCACCCACCTCGACCAGTGCCAGTCACCCACCTCGACCAGTGCCAACCACCCACCTCGACCAGTGCCAACCACCTACCTCGACCAGTGCCAACCACCCACCTCGACCAGTGCCAACCACCCACCTCGACCAGTGCCAACCACCCACCTCGACCAGTGCCAACCACCTACCTCGACCAGTGCCAACCACCCACCTCGACCAGTGCCAACCACCTACCTCGACCAGTGCCAACCACCCACCTCGACCAGTGCCAACCACCCACCTCGACCAGTGCCAACCACCCACCTTGACCAGTGCCAACCACCCACCTTGACCAGTGCCAACCACCTACCTCGACCAGTGCCAACCACCCACCTCGACCAGTGCCAACCACCCACCTCGACTAGTGCCAACCACCCACCTCGACCAGTGCCAACCACCTACCTCGACCAGTGCCAACCACCCACCTCGACCAGTGCCAACCACCCACCTTGA